The Calderihabitans maritimus sequence CTCATAAGCAGGATTTTCAGGCTTTAAGACCACCAGCATACCTTTTCGGTAAAACCTCTTAATCATAGCTTTTCCATTAACTATCACAACTCCAATTTGCCCGTTTTCCAGGGTATCCTGCTGCCTGACTAATACCAAGTCTCCATCCTGGAGACGGGCATTGATCATGCTGTCTCCTTTGACACGGACGAAGAAGTATTTTCCTCCCTGCACGTCATCTTCGGGTACACATTCATAACCGATTATATCTTCTTCAGCTAGTGTAGGGTGTCCGGCCCGAACTTCGCGGTAAATAGGGATCAGGACAAATTTTTCAGGGGGGGTCGGGTTAGGAAATTGCGATCTTTGGGTTTCCCCTGAGTACCCTAGGATATAGTCGGCGGAAACACCAAAGATTTTTACTAATTCTTGGATAATTTCATCATGAATTCGTCGCTTCCCCTTTTCCATATCATACAGGTGCTGGGGGGAAATGTTTAGCATTTTGGCTAGTTGCGGTCCTGTTAAACCCTTTTTCTGCCTTAGCTCTCTTATCCGATTCATTTGCAACATCCTTCCGCAAATAGCTGATTTTAGTTTATCATATTTAAGCAAAAATAAAACAAGCAAATAGCTTTAATAAGAATGGACAATAAAGCTATTTGTTTTATTTTGAGTCCGAGTAAAGCAAATGGCTTAAATTAGAGCTTGACAGCATAAAGCAAATAGCTTAATATATGATTGGGAGGTGAGTAAGGGTGCAGCATTTTAGTGAAATAGTTCGTGCGACAATGGCCAGAAAAAGGCTTAAAATAAGCGACTTGGCCAGGAAGACCGGCTACAGCCAGC is a genomic window containing:
- a CDS encoding LexA family protein, which produces MNRIRELRQKKGLTGPQLAKMLNISPQHLYDMEKGKRRIHDEIIQELVKIFGVSADYILGYSGETQRSQFPNPTPPEKFVLIPIYREVRAGHPTLAEEDIIGYECVPEDDVQGGKYFFVRVKGDSMINARLQDGDLVLVRQQDTLENGQIGVVIVNGKAMIKRFYRKGMLVVLKPENPAYEPVVAKVTDVRIIGQVVEGKIRLDGR